One Rhinolophus sinicus isolate RSC01 linkage group LG06, ASM3656204v1, whole genome shotgun sequence DNA window includes the following coding sequences:
- the EIF4G2 gene encoding eukaryotic translation initiation factor 4 gamma 2 isoform X2 translates to MLGNIKFIGELGKLDLIHESILHKCIKTLLEKKKRVQLKDMGEDLECLCQIMRTVGPRLDHERAKSLMDQYFARMCSLMLSKELPARIRFLLQDTVELREHHWVPRKAFLDNGPKTINQIRQDAVKDLGVFIPAPMAQGMRSDFFLEGPFMPPRMKMDRDPLGGLADMFGQMPGSGIGTGPGVIQDRFSPTMGRHRSNQLFNGHGGHIMPPTQSQFGEMGGKFMKSQISLRPAQSFLMNKNQVPKLQPQMTMIPPSAQPPRTQTPPLGQTPQLGLKTNPPLIQEKPAKTSKKPPPSKEELLKLTETVVTEYLNSGNANEAVNGVREMRAPKHFLPEMLSKVIILSLDRSDEDKEKASSLISLLKQEGIATSDNFMQAFLNVLDQCPKLEVDIPLVKSYLAQFAARAIISELVSISELAQPLESGTHFPLFLLCLQQLAKLQDREWLTELFQQSKVNMQKMLPEIDQNKDRMLEILEGKGLSFLFPLLKLEKELLKQIKLDPSPQTIYKWIKDNISPKLHVDKGFVNILMTSFLQYISSEVNPPSDETDSSSAPSKEQLEQEKQLLLSFKPVMQKFLHDHVDLQVSALYALQVHCYNSNFPKGMLLRFFVHFYDMEIIEEEAFLAWKEDITQEFPGKGKALFQVNQWLTWLETAEEEESEEEAD, encoded by the exons ATGTTGGGGAACATCAAATTCATTGGAGAACTTGGAAAGCTTGATCTTATTCATGAATCTATCCTTCATAAGTGCATCAAAACA cttttggaaaagaagaagagagtCCAACTCAAAGATATGGGAGAGGATTTGGAGTGCCTCTGTCAGATAATGAGGACAGTGGGACCTAGATTAGACCATGAACGAGCCAAG TCCTTAATGGATCAGTACTTTGCCCGAATGTGCTCCTTGATGTTAAGTAAGGAATTGCCAGCAAGGATTCGTTTCCTGCTGCAg GATACCGTAGAGTTGCGAGAACACCACTGGGTTCCTCGCAAGGCTTTTCTTGACAATGGACCAAAGACGATCAATCAAATCCGTCAAGATGCAGTAAAa GATCTAGGAGTGTTTATTCCAGCTCCTATGGCTCAAGGGATGAGAAGTGACTTCTTTCTGGAGGGACCGTTTATGCCACCCAGGATGAAAATGGATAGGGACCCACTTGGAGGACTTGCTGATATGTTCGGACAGATGCCAG GTAGCGGAATTGGTACTGGTCCAGGAGTTATCCAGGATAGATTTTCACCCACCATGGGGCGTCATCGTTCAAATCAACTCTTCAATGGCCATGGGGGACACATCATGCCTCCCACACAATCGCAGTTTGGAGAGATGGGAGGCAAGTTTATGAAAAGCCAG ATTAGCCTGAGGCCTGCTCAGTCGTTCCTAATGAATAAAAACCAAGTGCCAAAGCTTCAGCCTCAGATGACTATGATTCCTCCTAGTGCACAACCACCACGCACTCAGACACCACCTCTGGGACAG ACACCTCAGCTTGGTCTCAAAACTAACCCACCACTTATTCAGGAAAAGCCTGCCAAAACCAGTAAAAAGCCACCACCATCAAAGGAAGAACTACTTAAACTAACT GAAACTGTTGTGACTGAATATCTCAATagtggaaatgcaaatgaagcTGTCAATGGTGTAAGAGAAATGAGGGCTCCTAAACACTTTCTTCCTGAGATGTTAAGCAAAGTAATCATCCTGTCACTAGACAGAAGtgatgaagataaagaaaaagcaagttCTTTGATCAGTTTACTCAAACAGGAAGGGATAGCCACAAGTGACAACTTCATGCAG GCCTTCCTGAACGTATTGGACCAGTGCCCCAAACTGGAGGTTGACATCCCCTTGGTGAAATCATACTTAGCACAGTTTGCAGCTCGTGCCATCATTTCAGAGCTGGTGAGCATTTCAGAACTAGCTCAACCACTGGAAAGTGGCacccattttcctctcttcttacTTTGTCTTCAGCAATTAGCTAAATTACAGGATCGAGAATGGTTAACAGAACTTTTTCAACAAAGCAAGGTCAATATGCAGAAAATGCTCCCAG AAATTGATCAGAACAAGGATCGCATGTTGGAGATTTTGGAAGGAAAGGGACTGAGTTTCTTATTCCCACTCCTGAAATTGGAGAAGGAACTGTTGAAGCAAATAAAGTTGGATCCATCCCCTCAAACcatatataaatggattaaagataaCATCTCTCCCAAACTTCATGTAGATAAAGGATTTGTGAACATCTTAATGACTAG CTTCTTACAGTATATTTCTAGTGAAGTAAACCCACCCAGTGATGAAACAGATTCTTCCTCTGCTCCTTCCAAAGAACAGTTAGAGCAGGAAAAACAACTGCTTCTTTCTTTCAAGCCAGTGATGCAGAAATTCCTTCATGATCATGTTGATCTACAAGTCAGTGCCCTGTACGCTCTTCAGGTGCACTGCTACAACAGCAACTTCCCAAAAG GCATGTTACTCCGCTTTTTTGTTCACTTCTATGATATGGAAATTATTGAAGAAGAAGCTTTCTTGGCTTGGAAAGAAGATATAACCCAAGAGTTTCCCGGGAAAGGCAAGGCTTTGTTCCAG GTTAATCAGTGGCTAACCTGGCTAGAAACTGCTGAAGAAGAAGAATCAGAGGAAGAAGCTGACTAA
- the EIF4G2 gene encoding eukaryotic translation initiation factor 4 gamma 2 isoform X1: protein MLGNIKFIGELGKLDLIHESILHKCIKTLLEKKKRVQLKDMGEDLECLCQIMRTVGPRLDHERAKSLMDQYFARMCSLMLSKELPARIRFLLQDTVELREHHWVPRKAFLDNGPKTINQIRQDAVKDLGVFIPAPMAQGMRSDFFLEGPFMPPRMKMDRDPLGGLADMFGQMPGSGIGTGPGVIQDRFSPTMGRHRSNQLFNGHGGHIMPPTQSQFGEMGGKFMKSQGLSQLYHNQSQGLLSQLQGQSKDMPPRFSKKGQLNADEISLRPAQSFLMNKNQVPKLQPQMTMIPPSAQPPRTQTPPLGQTPQLGLKTNPPLIQEKPAKTSKKPPPSKEELLKLTETVVTEYLNSGNANEAVNGVREMRAPKHFLPEMLSKVIILSLDRSDEDKEKASSLISLLKQEGIATSDNFMQAFLNVLDQCPKLEVDIPLVKSYLAQFAARAIISELVSISELAQPLESGTHFPLFLLCLQQLAKLQDREWLTELFQQSKVNMQKMLPEIDQNKDRMLEILEGKGLSFLFPLLKLEKELLKQIKLDPSPQTIYKWIKDNISPKLHVDKGFVNILMTSFLQYISSEVNPPSDETDSSSAPSKEQLEQEKQLLLSFKPVMQKFLHDHVDLQVSALYALQVHCYNSNFPKGMLLRFFVHFYDMEIIEEEAFLAWKEDITQEFPGKGKALFQVNQWLTWLETAEEEESEEEAD, encoded by the exons ATGTTGGGGAACATCAAATTCATTGGAGAACTTGGAAAGCTTGATCTTATTCATGAATCTATCCTTCATAAGTGCATCAAAACA cttttggaaaagaagaagagagtCCAACTCAAAGATATGGGAGAGGATTTGGAGTGCCTCTGTCAGATAATGAGGACAGTGGGACCTAGATTAGACCATGAACGAGCCAAG TCCTTAATGGATCAGTACTTTGCCCGAATGTGCTCCTTGATGTTAAGTAAGGAATTGCCAGCAAGGATTCGTTTCCTGCTGCAg GATACCGTAGAGTTGCGAGAACACCACTGGGTTCCTCGCAAGGCTTTTCTTGACAATGGACCAAAGACGATCAATCAAATCCGTCAAGATGCAGTAAAa GATCTAGGAGTGTTTATTCCAGCTCCTATGGCTCAAGGGATGAGAAGTGACTTCTTTCTGGAGGGACCGTTTATGCCACCCAGGATGAAAATGGATAGGGACCCACTTGGAGGACTTGCTGATATGTTCGGACAGATGCCAG GTAGCGGAATTGGTACTGGTCCAGGAGTTATCCAGGATAGATTTTCACCCACCATGGGGCGTCATCGTTCAAATCAACTCTTCAATGGCCATGGGGGACACATCATGCCTCCCACACAATCGCAGTTTGGAGAGATGGGAGGCAAGTTTATGAAAAGCCAG GGGCTAAGCCAGCTCTACCATAACCAGAGTCAGGGACTCTTATCCCAGCTGCAAGGACAGTCGAAGGATATGCCACCTCGGTTTTCTAAGAAAGGACAGCTTAATGCAGATGAG ATTAGCCTGAGGCCTGCTCAGTCGTTCCTAATGAATAAAAACCAAGTGCCAAAGCTTCAGCCTCAGATGACTATGATTCCTCCTAGTGCACAACCACCACGCACTCAGACACCACCTCTGGGACAG ACACCTCAGCTTGGTCTCAAAACTAACCCACCACTTATTCAGGAAAAGCCTGCCAAAACCAGTAAAAAGCCACCACCATCAAAGGAAGAACTACTTAAACTAACT GAAACTGTTGTGACTGAATATCTCAATagtggaaatgcaaatgaagcTGTCAATGGTGTAAGAGAAATGAGGGCTCCTAAACACTTTCTTCCTGAGATGTTAAGCAAAGTAATCATCCTGTCACTAGACAGAAGtgatgaagataaagaaaaagcaagttCTTTGATCAGTTTACTCAAACAGGAAGGGATAGCCACAAGTGACAACTTCATGCAG GCCTTCCTGAACGTATTGGACCAGTGCCCCAAACTGGAGGTTGACATCCCCTTGGTGAAATCATACTTAGCACAGTTTGCAGCTCGTGCCATCATTTCAGAGCTGGTGAGCATTTCAGAACTAGCTCAACCACTGGAAAGTGGCacccattttcctctcttcttacTTTGTCTTCAGCAATTAGCTAAATTACAGGATCGAGAATGGTTAACAGAACTTTTTCAACAAAGCAAGGTCAATATGCAGAAAATGCTCCCAG AAATTGATCAGAACAAGGATCGCATGTTGGAGATTTTGGAAGGAAAGGGACTGAGTTTCTTATTCCCACTCCTGAAATTGGAGAAGGAACTGTTGAAGCAAATAAAGTTGGATCCATCCCCTCAAACcatatataaatggattaaagataaCATCTCTCCCAAACTTCATGTAGATAAAGGATTTGTGAACATCTTAATGACTAG CTTCTTACAGTATATTTCTAGTGAAGTAAACCCACCCAGTGATGAAACAGATTCTTCCTCTGCTCCTTCCAAAGAACAGTTAGAGCAGGAAAAACAACTGCTTCTTTCTTTCAAGCCAGTGATGCAGAAATTCCTTCATGATCATGTTGATCTACAAGTCAGTGCCCTGTACGCTCTTCAGGTGCACTGCTACAACAGCAACTTCCCAAAAG GCATGTTACTCCGCTTTTTTGTTCACTTCTATGATATGGAAATTATTGAAGAAGAAGCTTTCTTGGCTTGGAAAGAAGATATAACCCAAGAGTTTCCCGGGAAAGGCAAGGCTTTGTTCCAG GTTAATCAGTGGCTAACCTGGCTAGAAACTGCTGAAGAAGAAGAATCAGAGGAAGAAGCTGACTAA